Below is a window of bacterium DNA.
CAACGCCAATTATTTTTTATTTTCACCGGGGTCAACTAACCGCAAACTCTTCCAGGGAGGTACCTGCGTGCCGGAAGTATATATCGATGAAGGCGAGTCCTTTGAAAAGGCCTTGAAAAAATTCAAGAAGAAATGCGAAAAGGCCGGAATCCTCTCCGATTTGCGCAAGCACCGTCATTTTGAGAAACCCAGCGAGAAGCGTAAGCGCAAGATGAACGCCGCCAAGAGGAAACTCAAGAAGGAGGCGCGTCACCGTTAGTCCCCTTCAGCGCGGGAGTCGGGAAATGGCCTGCGAAAAAATACTGAACAGGGTTCGCCTGCTTAAGTGAGCCTTCGACGCCTGGCACGGTCGGAGGCTCTTTCATTTTAGTGGCGCCCGGCGGCGCTTTTTTTATTTTTACCGTCAGGGCGACGGCAGCTCCTGGTGAAACAAACGGCTGCGAGAGAATGAACTCAGACCGGAAGACTATATGCTCAGCCAACAGACCCGCGACATCCTTGAATATGACCGTCTCCTGGCCCTGGTGGCCGGCTACGCGGTGAGTCAGGACGGGGCGGCGCACGTGCGCGCCCTGGCTCCGCTGGACGACCCGGAGGCGATCGGGCGGCACTATGACTGCCTGGACGAGATGCGCTCGATCACGGGCGAGGGCCACAATTTCCGGCCCTCCGCGGCGCCGGTGCTGGCCGGGCCCCTGGCCCGGCTGACCAAGGCCGGGGTGATCCTGGAGGGGGCCGAGATCGTGGCGGTGGGACGGATGCTGGAGGCGGCCGGGGACGAGCGCGGCTACATCCTGCGGCGCGAGGACTCGCTGCCAAGGCTGAGCGCGCTGGCCGGGGCTCTGGACAGCCAGGAGGAGATACGGCGCGAGATCGAGCGCACGTTCGACGAGAACGCCGAGGTGGTGAGCAACGCCTCGCCGCTTCTGAGCAAGCTGCGCCAGGATGCCCGTCACGTACGCGAGCGGATCGAGAAGCAGCTCGAGCAGATCTCGGGCCGTCTGACCGAGGCCGGCTCCACGGGCGACAATTTCGTCACCCTGCGCCAGGAGCGCTATGTCCTGGCTGTCCGCCGCGATGAGATGCACTCCTGCCCGGGGATAATCCAGGGCGAGAGCGGCAGCGGGGCCACCCTGTTCATCGAGCCGGAGCAGGTGGTCTACTCGAACAACCGGCTGCGCGAGATCGAGCTGGACATCCAGCGCGAGAAACTGCGTATCCTGGCCGCCCTGAGCGCCCGTCTCTGCACCTGCCGTCCGCAACTGGCCGACAACGTGCGCGTGCTGGCCGAGCTGGACAGCCTCTACGCCCGGGCCGTGTTCGCCCGCGAGTACGGTTGCACGCGGCCGGGCCTGACCCGTGGCGGGGCTTTCGTGCTGCGGCGCGCGCGTCACCCGCTCCTGCTGGAGCGCCACCTGAAAGAGGCCGATTCCCCGGCCGCTGCCGCAGCCGCCGCCGAGGCGGTGGTGCCGCTGGACATCGAGCTGGCCGCGGGCGAGCGCACGTTGCTCGTGTCCGGTCCCAACGCCGGCGGCAAGACAGTCCTTCTGAAGACCGCCGGGATCGTGGTCCTGACCGCCCAGAGCGGGATTTTCCCTCCCCTGGGCGAGGGCAGCTCGCTGCCGGTGTTCGCCGGGGTGTTCGCCGCCATCGGGGATGAGCAGTCACTGGACCGCGACCTTTCGACTTTCTCCAGCCACGTGCTCGACCTGGTCACTGCCATCGACTCGGGCAACCCGGACAGCCTGATACTGCTGGATGAGATCGGCGTGGGCACCGACCCGGCCGAGGGCGCGGCCCTGGCCGCCAGCGTGCTGGAGCACCTGACCCGCCGCGGCTGCCTGACCCTGAGCACCACGCATTTCGGCGAGCTGAAGCTCCTGTACGAGCGAATCCCCGGGCTGGTCAACGGCTCGCTGGAGTTCGACCCGGAGCGGATGCAGCCCACGTTCCATTTCCGGAAAGGGCTGCCCGGCCAGAGCTACGGCCTGGCGATCGCCCGCAACATGGGGATGAGCCCCCTGGTGCTGGAGCGCGCCGCCACCTACCTGACCGGTGGGGCGATCAACATCAACGAGTACCTGGCCCGTCTGGAGGCCCAGCAGAAAAAGCTGGAGGCCGCCACGGTGGAGGCCGAGTCACTCCAGGCCCGGCTCCAGATCGAGAGTGAGGCCCTGCGGCGCGAGCGCCAGGAGTCGCGCGAGCGCCTGGTTGAGTTGGCCCGCCGGGAGAGGGACTTCCAGAAGGAGATGGCACGCCGCGAGCGCGAGCACATGCTGCAGGCGCGCCGCAGCGTGGAGGAGGTGATCGCCCGGCTGGAGAGCCAGTGGCGCGAGGGCCAGGCCGAACAGGCCGCCCGTGTCGCCCGGCGCAGCATGGAGGAGCGGATCGCCGAGCTGCGCGCCGCGGCCGAGGCCGACACCGGGGCCGGTCAGTCCGGCCTGGGGGAGGAGGGTGAGCCGGGAGGAGCGTTCGAGGCAGGGGACCGGGTGCGCGTGGTCGGGCTGGGCCTGGAGGGCGAGATAGCCGAGGGCCCGGACAACACGGGCCGCTACACGGTGATCGCCGGGCGGGCCAAAATGAGCCTGCGCGCCGATGAGATGCTGCGCTCATCCAACCGGGCCGCCCGCAAGCGTCACACCGCCGGGGCCGGCTTCAGCGCGCCGGAGCCCGAGGCCGACTCCGCCGAGCCGGGCCGGCTGGACCTGCGCGGCCTGCGGGTGGATGAGATCGACCAGGAGCTGGACCGTTTCCTGGCCCGGGCGCGCGGGGCTGGCCTGGGCAGCGTGGTGATCGTGCACGGCAAGGGCACCGGGGCGCTGCGCAGCCGGGTGAACGAGCTGCTTTCCCGTGACCGGCGCGTGGCGGCGTTCCGCCTGGGGGCCTGGAACGAGGGCGGCTCCGGGGCTACTGTGGCCACGTTCGTCGCTGAATGAGCGGGACTGGAGATGCCATAGTGGCGCGGCGCGCTGTGCCATGCCCCTGCGAAACCCCGGGACAGGGCTTGCGGCCACGGCATTTTTTGCTCCTTGACGGCCCCCCGGTTTTGGAAAATGAATCAGAACCATTAATGTAAACACTGATTGCAATTCGGAATTGTCCTGAACGGGCGTATTGGAGGAGGGCCGGGTGAGCGGTTTCATACCGGATGAGATAATCGACCAGATACGCCTGCAGACCGACATTGCGGAGGTCATCGGCCAGTTCGTCGAGCTGCGCCACCGCGGGCGCAACTGGCTCGGCCTGTGCCCGTTCCACAGCGAGCGCACGCCCTCGTTCACGGTCACGCCGGACAAGGGCTTTTTCAAATGCTTCGGTTGCGGCAAGGCCGGGGATGTCTACTCGTTCCTGATGGAGCACCAGAAACTGGATTTCGCCCAGGCGGTGGGGTTCCTGGCCGAGCGGCTGGGAATAACCATCCCGCGGGGGCAGTTCGATCAGAAAGAGGACGAGCACCGCGGACGGCTGATCTACGCCAACCAGTTCGCGCGGGATTATTTCCGCGGCTGCCTGGCGGAGCCGGCCGAGGGCCGCGCGGCGCGCGACTACCTGGCCCAGCGCGGCCTGAGCCCGGAGGTCGTGGAAAGAAACGAGCTGGGTTGGGCCCCGCGCGAGCGGGAGGCCCTGAAAAAAGCCGCCCTGGGCCACGGTATCGAGGAGGCGACCCTGCGCGAGGCCGGGCTGCTCACCACCCCGGATGAGCAGGGCCAGAGCGTGGACCGTTTCCGCGGCCGGGTGATGTTCCCGATCCACGACCTCGGCGGGCGGACCATCGCTTTCGGCGGGCGCATCCTGGGGCCGGGCGAGCCGAAATACCTGAACAGCCCCGAGACCCCGCTGTTCCGCAAGGGCGAGATACTGTTCGGCCTGGACCGCGCCCGCGGGCCGATCCGTCAGGAGGGCTGGGCCGTGGTGGTGGAGGGCTACATGGACCGGATCGCCCTGGCCACGTACGGCTACGAGACTGCCGTGGCGCCGCTGGGCACCGCGCTCACTCCGGAGCAGGCCGCCCTGCTGTCGCGCTACGCGCGCGAGGTGTTCCTGCTGTACGACCCGGACACGGCTGGGCTGAAGGCCACGTTCCGCGGCGGGGATGAGCTGTTGGCGGCGGGCCTGGCCGTACGGGTGATCAGCCTGCCCGGGGCGGAGGACCCGGATGAGTTCCTGCGCGCCCACGGGGCGGCCGAGTTCGAGACCCTCCGGCGCGCGGCGGTGGATTTCCTGGACCGCAAGATCGATATCCTGCGTCAGAAGATGGACCTGCGCCAGGTGGCCCAGCGCGAGCAGGCCGCGGACAAGCTGCTCGAATCGGTGGCGCGCTGCAAGGACAGTATGGCCCGCACGCTCTACCTGCGCAAGTGCGTGGAGTTCATCGAGGTGCCGGAAGCCGTGCTGCAGGAGCGGCTCTCCCGCATCGAATCCCGCGCCCGGCGGGTCCCGCAGCGCACCACCGCGCCGGTCGGGGAGCAGGCCGCTGCGGCGGCAGAGACCCCCACCGGCGGAGTTTCGGGGGCCCTGGATGCCGAGCGCTATGTCCTGGCAATCTGCATCCTCCATCCCGACTACATCCCGCAGACCCTGGAGGCCCTGGGCGATCCGCCTTTCGAAAGCTCCCTGTACGCCCAGGCTTTCGACACCCTGTCCGAGCTGCAGCGCTCGGGAGTGCGTAACCTGATCGAGGCGCTCTACCAGGGCCTGCCATCCGCGCTCTATCCGCTGCTGGCCGAGCTGGCCGCGGACGCAACCCGCTACGAGCCGGCCCCCCAGGTGTTCGGCTACTGCTGGCGCAGGATAAAAGTGGGCCGTATACTTAAACATTTGGAAGAGAGTATGCAGAAACTGGCCGTTGCGGACGACCCGGAGCTGATCCGTGAGCAGGCCTTGCTTCACAAGGAAATGAAAAAACTCGAACGTGAAATGTCCAGTCATTTTGCTATCCAAAAGTAAAGCATTTGTTGACTTCCCACCCGCCGGTGTTTAAATTCAAACAGTCAAGATACAATCAATCCGCTCTATCTTGGCCGGTAATGAGCAGCAACGCGGTCTTTTTTTCTCGCAACCGCAGTCGCCGTGGATGGCCGGGATGCCCGCAGGAAGGGTGTTTGCGCGCCATCTGTCCCTGTTTTCGAGGAGACGGGCATGCAGCTCTGCCACCCAGGCTTGCCGGTTTTTTGTCCAATCGGAACCCGCGAATTCAATATTGATTTATTTATAGAATCTGTTGTTTGGGCCACGTTCAGTTTGCTGGACGTGGTTTTTTGTTTTCCCGCGGACCCGCCTTTCCGCGCAACCTCTTAATCCACGCACGGATTGTGTGTAATGAACCGACGAGCATCCAGCATCCAGAGCGGCAGTGCATCGGTCGAAGAGAGCCAGGAGACTGTGGAAACCCCGGTT
It encodes the following:
- the rpsU gene encoding 30S ribosomal protein S21, coding for MPEVYIDEGESFEKALKKFKKKCEKAGILSDLRKHRHFEKPSEKRKRKMNAAKRKLKKEARHR
- a CDS encoding Smr/MutS family protein, whose protein sequence is MLSQQTRDILEYDRLLALVAGYAVSQDGAAHVRALAPLDDPEAIGRHYDCLDEMRSITGEGHNFRPSAAPVLAGPLARLTKAGVILEGAEIVAVGRMLEAAGDERGYILRREDSLPRLSALAGALDSQEEIRREIERTFDENAEVVSNASPLLSKLRQDARHVRERIEKQLEQISGRLTEAGSTGDNFVTLRQERYVLAVRRDEMHSCPGIIQGESGSGATLFIEPEQVVYSNNRLREIELDIQREKLRILAALSARLCTCRPQLADNVRVLAELDSLYARAVFAREYGCTRPGLTRGGAFVLRRARHPLLLERHLKEADSPAAAAAAAEAVVPLDIELAAGERTLLVSGPNAGGKTVLLKTAGIVVLTAQSGIFPPLGEGSSLPVFAGVFAAIGDEQSLDRDLSTFSSHVLDLVTAIDSGNPDSLILLDEIGVGTDPAEGAALAASVLEHLTRRGCLTLSTTHFGELKLLYERIPGLVNGSLEFDPERMQPTFHFRKGLPGQSYGLAIARNMGMSPLVLERAATYLTGGAININEYLARLEAQQKKLEAATVEAESLQARLQIESEALRRERQESRERLVELARRERDFQKEMARREREHMLQARRSVEEVIARLESQWREGQAEQAARVARRSMEERIAELRAAAEADTGAGQSGLGEEGEPGGAFEAGDRVRVVGLGLEGEIAEGPDNTGRYTVIAGRAKMSLRADEMLRSSNRAARKRHTAGAGFSAPEPEADSAEPGRLDLRGLRVDEIDQELDRFLARARGAGLGSVVIVHGKGTGALRSRVNELLSRDRRVAAFRLGAWNEGGSGATVATFVAE
- the dnaG gene encoding DNA primase, whose product is MSGFIPDEIIDQIRLQTDIAEVIGQFVELRHRGRNWLGLCPFHSERTPSFTVTPDKGFFKCFGCGKAGDVYSFLMEHQKLDFAQAVGFLAERLGITIPRGQFDQKEDEHRGRLIYANQFARDYFRGCLAEPAEGRAARDYLAQRGLSPEVVERNELGWAPREREALKKAALGHGIEEATLREAGLLTTPDEQGQSVDRFRGRVMFPIHDLGGRTIAFGGRILGPGEPKYLNSPETPLFRKGEILFGLDRARGPIRQEGWAVVVEGYMDRIALATYGYETAVAPLGTALTPEQAALLSRYAREVFLLYDPDTAGLKATFRGGDELLAAGLAVRVISLPGAEDPDEFLRAHGAAEFETLRRAAVDFLDRKIDILRQKMDLRQVAQREQAADKLLESVARCKDSMARTLYLRKCVEFIEVPEAVLQERLSRIESRARRVPQRTTAPVGEQAAAAAETPTGGVSGALDAERYVLAICILHPDYIPQTLEALGDPPFESSLYAQAFDTLSELQRSGVRNLIEALYQGLPSALYPLLAELAADATRYEPAPQVFGYCWRRIKVGRILKHLEESMQKLAVADDPELIREQALLHKEMKKLEREMSSHFAIQK